A window from Armatimonas rosea encodes these proteins:
- the speD gene encoding adenosylmethionine decarboxylase, whose protein sequence is MGVGVHVLLDGYELRPERLTNAHGLAQALLAAAQAAEMTPLSEPVVHVFPGGGVTAFLPLAESHLALHTYPERGYIAADCFTCGLPDGADRAVSVLCEALGSGRFELRKLERGG, encoded by the coding sequence GTGGGAGTAGGTGTCCATGTTCTCCTCGACGGCTACGAGCTTCGTCCCGAGCGCCTCACCAACGCGCACGGGCTGGCCCAAGCGCTCCTGGCTGCCGCCCAAGCCGCCGAGATGACTCCCCTCTCCGAGCCGGTTGTCCATGTCTTTCCCGGCGGCGGCGTGACCGCCTTCCTGCCCCTGGCGGAGTCCCACCTTGCCCTGCACACCTACCCCGAGCGGGGCTATATCGCCGCGGACTGCTTCACCTGTGGGCTTCCCGATGGCGCCGACCGCGCGGTGTCGGTTCTCTGCGAGGCGCTAGGCAGCGGGCGCTTTGAGCTTCGCAAGCTGGAGCGGGGCGGATGA
- a CDS encoding polyamine aminopropyltransferase yields MQEQDRREALTLLTSVFLVAACGLIYELLLATISSYLIGSSVTQFSLCIGVFIGAMGIGSYISQFVTTNLMRWFLTVEILLAVVGGVSAWALFGAYSYLGSIYYAALFLLIGLIGGLVGIELPLLTRLLSQYGALKETIAQALSFDYVGSLLGSIAFPLVLLPALGMTRTAFVVGLLNLGIAVWNLKVFAPRLKSIRPPLVLCAFLAAFLASGLVVADQAGRFFEKRLYDDEILFARQTPYQKIVVTRFREDLRLYLDGNLQFSSLDEHRYHESLIHPALSLAAVHESVLVLGGGDGLGVREVLKWPGVKQVVLVDIDPAMTKIARTYPSLRAQNAGALDDPRVTLVHEDAFTYLNKTGALFSVIIGDLPDPNSEALAKLYSREFYAMIRRHLAPGGMFVTQATSPLFSRDAFWCIERTVHAAGFATTPYHVYVPSFGDWGFVLARDSATAPKLTDTKLTGLSVKYLTDELLPTLTVFDADSKPTLVSASTLDRPQVVRHYERGAKRWE; encoded by the coding sequence ATGCAAGAGCAAGACCGCCGTGAGGCGCTGACACTGCTGACAAGTGTCTTTCTCGTGGCGGCCTGTGGCCTGATCTACGAGCTACTCCTGGCGACGATCTCGTCGTACCTGATTGGCTCGTCGGTCACCCAGTTCTCCCTCTGTATCGGGGTCTTTATCGGGGCGATGGGGATTGGCTCCTATATCTCCCAGTTTGTCACCACGAATCTCATGCGCTGGTTTCTCACGGTCGAGATCCTGCTCGCGGTGGTCGGGGGAGTCTCCGCCTGGGCACTCTTTGGGGCATACTCCTACCTGGGGAGCATCTACTACGCCGCGCTCTTTCTGCTGATCGGCCTGATCGGCGGGCTGGTCGGGATCGAGCTGCCGCTGCTAACACGCCTGCTCTCCCAGTACGGTGCGCTCAAAGAGACGATCGCACAGGCGCTCTCGTTTGACTATGTCGGCTCGCTCTTGGGCTCTATAGCCTTTCCCCTGGTGCTCCTTCCCGCACTAGGAATGACCCGGACGGCCTTTGTGGTCGGGCTCCTGAACCTGGGGATCGCGGTCTGGAACCTCAAGGTCTTCGCGCCGCGGCTCAAGAGCATCCGCCCTCCCTTGGTCCTCTGCGCCTTCCTAGCCGCCTTTCTCGCCTCGGGCCTCGTGGTCGCCGACCAGGCCGGGCGGTTCTTCGAGAAGCGGCTCTACGACGATGAGATTCTCTTTGCGCGGCAGACTCCCTACCAGAAGATCGTGGTCACCCGCTTTCGGGAGGACCTGCGGCTCTACCTCGATGGCAATCTTCAGTTCTCCTCCCTGGACGAGCACCGCTACCACGAGTCCCTCATCCACCCCGCGCTGAGCCTGGCAGCCGTCCACGAGTCGGTCTTGGTCCTGGGGGGCGGGGACGGCCTCGGGGTGCGCGAGGTGCTCAAGTGGCCGGGAGTCAAGCAAGTGGTCTTGGTGGATATCGACCCCGCCATGACCAAGATCGCCCGCACCTACCCCAGCCTGCGCGCCCAGAACGCGGGGGCGCTCGACGATCCCCGGGTGACCCTGGTCCACGAGGATGCCTTTACCTACCTGAATAAAACGGGTGCGCTCTTCTCCGTGATTATCGGGGACCTGCCCGACCCCAACAGTGAGGCACTCGCCAAGCTCTACTCCCGCGAGTTCTACGCCATGATCCGCCGCCACCTCGCTCCGGGGGGCATGTTTGTTACCCAGGCCACGTCGCCTCTGTTCTCACGCGATGCCTTCTGGTGTATCGAGCGCACGGTCCATGCCGCGGGCTTTGCGACCACGCCCTACCATGTCTATGTCCCCAGCTTCGGCGACTGGGGCTTTGTCCTGGCAAGAGACAGCGCCACTGCCCCCAAGCTCACCGATACCAAGCTCACGGGGCTCTCGGTCAAGTACCTCACCGACGAGCTCCTTCCCACACTGACAGTCTTCGATGCGGACTCAAAGCCGACCCTTGTCTCCGCCTCCACTCTGGATCGACCGCAGGTGGTGCGCCACTACGAGCGGGGAGCCAAGCGGTGGGAGTAG